The Heyndrickxia vini genome contains a region encoding:
- a CDS encoding competence/damage-inducible protein A produces MKAEIIAVGSELLLGQIVNTNAKYISERLAEIGVNVYYQTVVGDNPVRLEQSIEIAENRADLIIFTGGLGPTKDDLTKETIAAHIGKKLVTDHDAMVSIEQYFQRTKRVMTENNKKQALVLEGAIVLPNENGMAPGMFLKNGLHFYMLLPGPPHEMEPMFINYGRNAILETLDEHQKIESRVLRFFGIGEAQLETEIVDILDRQTNPTIAPLASEGEVTLRITAKHQSSSEAWKLIQQAEEEILLRVGDYFYGYDDTSLMQELITLLNKNNQTIACAESLTAGLFQSNMGNFSGVSSILKGGVVCYTNEAKMKLVNVKKETLSHYGAVSKECAAELAENIMSELDSTIGISFTGVAGPDPLEGKPAGTVWIGIAQKNKATKTFLLELASSRNSNRIRTMKYGCHYLINELTT; encoded by the coding sequence TTGAAGGCTGAAATTATCGCAGTAGGATCAGAGCTCTTACTCGGACAAATAGTTAATACAAATGCAAAATATATCTCAGAGCGTTTAGCTGAAATTGGAGTAAATGTATATTACCAAACAGTTGTTGGCGATAACCCTGTTCGATTAGAGCAAAGTATAGAAATAGCTGAAAATCGTGCGGATTTAATTATATTTACAGGTGGACTTGGACCTACTAAGGACGATTTAACGAAAGAAACGATTGCAGCCCATATCGGAAAGAAACTCGTAACTGATCACGACGCAATGGTTTCAATTGAACAATATTTTCAAAGAACGAAACGTGTGATGACAGAGAATAATAAAAAACAAGCGCTTGTGTTGGAAGGTGCGATAGTTTTACCAAATGAGAATGGGATGGCACCGGGGATGTTTTTAAAAAATGGATTGCATTTCTATATGCTCTTACCTGGACCGCCACATGAAATGGAACCTATGTTTATTAACTATGGCAGAAATGCAATTTTAGAGACCTTAGATGAACATCAAAAAATAGAATCCAGAGTTCTTCGTTTTTTTGGAATTGGTGAAGCACAGTTGGAGACGGAAATTGTAGATATTTTGGATCGTCAAACAAACCCCACAATTGCTCCGTTAGCATCTGAAGGCGAAGTGACCTTGAGAATTACTGCCAAGCATCAATCAAGTAGTGAGGCGTGGAAGTTAATACAACAAGCGGAAGAAGAAATTCTTCTTCGAGTAGGTGATTATTTCTATGGATATGATGATACATCATTAATGCAAGAATTAATTACGTTATTAAATAAAAATAACCAAACCATCGCGTGTGCAGAAAGCTTGACTGCTGGCTTATTTCAATCAAATATGGGTAACTTTTCCGGAGTTAGCTCTATATTAAAAGGCGGTGTCGTTTGTTATACAAATGAAGCAAAAATGAAACTAGTGAACGTCAAAAAAGAAACACTTTCACATTATGGGGCTGTAAGTAAAGAATGTGCTGCGGAATTAGCCGAAAATATTATGTCAGAACTAGATTCAACAATCGGGATAAGTTTTACTGGAGTCGCGGGACCGGATCCATTAGAGGGAAAACCTGCAGGAACTGTATGGATTGGAATTGCACAAAAAAATAAAGCAACCAAAACTTTTCTTTTAGAATTAGCAAGTTCAAGAAATAGTAATCGTATACGAACAATGAAATATGGGTGTCATTATTTAATTAATGAACTTACAACATAA
- the pgsA gene encoding CDP-diacylglycerol--glycerol-3-phosphate 3-phosphatidyltransferase, which yields MNLPNRITVLRVCLIPIFVIVMVAPFNWGTIDLINAEMPVTHFVAALIFIVASVTDFIDGHYARKHNLVTNLGKFLDPLADKLLVSAAFIILVELGTAPSWIIIIIISREFAVTGLRAILAASEGEVVAAAMPGKIKMWTQTIAIALMLLHNFPFGEDGFPLANIALWISLVFTIWSGWDYLYKNRHVFVNSK from the coding sequence GTGAACTTACCAAATAGAATCACTGTATTACGAGTTTGTTTGATACCCATTTTTGTCATTGTTATGGTGGCACCATTCAATTGGGGAACGATAGATCTAATCAATGCTGAAATGCCAGTTACCCATTTTGTAGCTGCTCTAATTTTTATCGTAGCATCTGTGACTGACTTTATTGATGGTCATTATGCTAGAAAACATAATTTAGTAACGAATTTAGGAAAGTTTTTAGATCCATTAGCTGACAAATTACTTGTTTCTGCAGCTTTTATTATTTTAGTTGAACTAGGTACTGCACCATCATGGATTATTATTATAATTATCAGTCGTGAATTCGCTGTAACAGGATTAAGAGCTATTTTAGCTGCCAGTGAAGGAGAAGTTGTAGCAGCAGCAATGCCAGGGAAAATAAAAATGTGGACTCAAACAATTGCTATTGCTTTAATGCTTTTGCATAATTTTCCTTTTGGTGAAGATGGGTTTCCATTAGCGAATATTGCACTATGGATTTCATTAGTTTTCACTATTTGGTCCGGATGGGATTATTTATATAAAAATCGTCATGTTTTTGTTAATTCTAAATAA